Proteins encoded within one genomic window of Lysinibacillus sphaericus:
- the thiD gene encoding bifunctional hydroxymethylpyrimidine kinase/phosphomethylpyrimidine kinase, producing MHIVTTIAGSDSGGGAGIQADLKTFQELDVFGTSVITALTAQNTQGVMDVLPIEQAFINKQFHALLEDFPISAIKTGMLFSSDIIRTIALAMTNLTIPLIVDPVMIAKGGETLLQQEAVEALRNNLLPLATIVTPNIPEAETLAARKIETVSDIRLAAHSLLQLGVQCVIIKGGHLANKDFAVDYVFFKNGKSFSMQSSRIATKNTHGTGCTFSAALTAFIGRQMPIEQAIIEAKKFIQLAITHNLSIGHGNGPTNHFAYQKFKESCEVTIGETQ from the coding sequence ATGCACATTGTTACAACAATAGCGGGCTCTGATAGCGGTGGCGGTGCAGGTATCCAAGCAGATTTAAAAACATTTCAAGAATTAGATGTATTCGGAACGTCCGTAATTACAGCTTTAACTGCCCAAAACACACAAGGTGTCATGGATGTGCTACCCATCGAACAAGCCTTTATAAATAAACAATTTCATGCTCTCTTAGAGGATTTTCCAATTAGCGCCATTAAGACTGGCATGCTTTTTTCCTCTGATATTATTCGTACAATTGCGCTAGCTATGACGAATTTAACCATCCCTCTTATTGTTGATCCTGTCATGATTGCAAAGGGCGGTGAAACTTTATTACAACAAGAAGCTGTGGAGGCATTAAGAAACAATTTATTACCACTTGCCACGATTGTAACGCCAAATATTCCAGAAGCTGAAACATTAGCTGCAAGAAAAATCGAAACCGTGTCTGACATTCGACTTGCGGCGCATTCGTTACTACAGCTAGGTGTTCAATGCGTGATTATCAAAGGTGGCCATCTAGCGAACAAAGATTTTGCTGTAGATTATGTATTTTTTAAAAATGGCAAATCATTCTCAATGCAGTCTAGTCGAATTGCGACCAAAAATACACACGGTACAGGGTGTACATTTTCTGCCGCATTAACAGCTTTCATTGGCCGTCAAATGCCGATAGAGCAAGCCATTATTGAGGCTAAGAAATTCATTCAACTAGCAATTACTCATAACTTATCGATTGGTCATGGTAATGGACCAACAAATCATTTTGCTTACCAAAAATTCAAAGAAAGTTGCGAGGTGACCATAGGTGAAACGCAGTGA
- the thiE gene encoding thiamine phosphate synthase: protein MKRSDLQLYFIMGTANAKIKKPLAILEEALQAGITMFQFREKGTDALTDEHYEHFARQCQKRCHHYNVPFIVNDDIELALKLKADGIHIGQDDCPISLVREKIGEEIILGVSVHTADELQIAIENGADYVGIGPIFATTSKNDAKAPSGTEFLQQARRHYPELPIVAIGGINCQNAETVLKAGADGVAVISAICESHNIHQTVETFKSY, encoded by the coding sequence GTGAAACGCAGTGATTTACAGCTCTATTTTATAATGGGTACAGCGAATGCAAAAATCAAAAAACCATTAGCAATACTAGAAGAAGCATTGCAAGCTGGTATTACGATGTTCCAATTTCGAGAAAAAGGAACAGATGCACTAACTGATGAACATTATGAACATTTTGCCCGTCAATGCCAAAAACGATGTCATCACTACAATGTTCCATTTATCGTAAATGATGATATTGAGCTTGCCTTAAAGCTCAAGGCAGACGGTATTCATATTGGACAAGATGATTGTCCCATCTCGCTAGTAAGAGAAAAAATTGGTGAGGAAATAATACTTGGTGTTTCGGTTCATACAGCGGATGAATTACAAATCGCTATAGAAAATGGCGCAGATTATGTAGGGATTGGTCCCATTTTTGCCACCACTTCTAAAAACGATGCCAAAGCGCCAAGTGGTACTGAATTTTTACAACAAGCACGCCGTCATTATCCCGAGTTGCCGATTGTAGCAATTGGTGGCATTAACTGTCAGAATGCAGAAACTGTATTAAAAGCTGGTGCAGACGGTGTAGCAGTTATTTCCGCAATTTGTGAAAGTCATAATATTCACCAAACCGTTGAGACCTTTAAATCGTATTGA
- the thiI gene encoding tRNA uracil 4-sulfurtransferase ThiI, with the protein MIWKEILIRYGELSTKGRNKMDFIRRLRENIRYAFADLGHLHIRTERDRMFIAIQDEAQMDVLLAGLPKIFGIQSFSPVAACEKDMDAMKRLALTIMDTFKDQQLTFKVEVKRTDKTFPLDSHSIQREIGGHVLPQYQNLSVKVKHPDVELRVEVRHDSTYMMAQVIPGAGGMPVGSNGKSLLMLSGGIDSPVAGYLMMKRGVRLEAIHFFSPPYTSQNSLEKVKVLANELTKFGASIRLHVIPFTEIQVLIKDRVPSNVSMTTTRRMMLKVADKVREEINALAIVTGESLGQVASQTLESLTAINAVTNTPILRPLISNDKLEIIDIAEKIGTYETSIQPFEDCCTIFTPASPKTKPKLEKVERYESFSDFDELIERAVKNREVYIFPKKEQPKDKFADLL; encoded by the coding sequence ATGATTTGGAAAGAAATTTTAATTCGATATGGCGAACTATCGACAAAAGGACGTAATAAAATGGACTTTATCCGCCGTTTACGTGAAAATATTCGCTATGCATTTGCAGATTTAGGCCATTTACACATCCGCACAGAACGCGACCGAATGTTTATTGCCATTCAAGATGAAGCACAGATGGATGTTTTATTAGCAGGCTTACCGAAAATTTTTGGAATTCAATCATTTAGCCCAGTTGCTGCATGTGAAAAAGATATGGATGCCATGAAGCGACTTGCGCTTACAATCATGGATACATTTAAAGATCAACAGCTAACATTTAAAGTTGAAGTGAAACGTACAGATAAAACATTCCCATTAGATTCTCACAGCATTCAACGCGAAATTGGTGGGCATGTTTTACCACAATATCAAAACTTATCAGTAAAAGTGAAACATCCAGATGTAGAATTACGAGTGGAAGTACGCCACGATTCAACATATATGATGGCGCAAGTGATTCCAGGCGCAGGTGGTATGCCAGTTGGCTCTAACGGCAAATCACTATTAATGCTGTCAGGCGGTATTGATAGTCCTGTTGCTGGGTATTTAATGATGAAACGCGGTGTACGTTTAGAAGCAATTCATTTCTTTAGCCCACCGTATACAAGTCAAAATTCATTGGAGAAAGTAAAAGTACTTGCAAATGAACTAACAAAATTTGGTGCGAGTATTCGCCTGCATGTTATTCCATTTACAGAAATCCAAGTACTTATTAAAGACAGAGTGCCGTCCAATGTGTCAATGACAACAACACGTCGCATGATGTTAAAGGTGGCAGATAAAGTACGTGAGGAAATTAATGCACTGGCCATTGTGACAGGTGAAAGTCTTGGACAAGTAGCAAGTCAGACGCTAGAAAGTTTAACGGCGATTAATGCTGTAACGAATACACCAATTTTACGGCCGCTTATTTCAAATGATAAATTAGAAATTATTGATATTGCAGAAAAAATCGGCACATATGAAACGTCAATTCAGCCATTTGAGGATTGCTGTACAATTTTCACCCCAGCTAGTCCGAAAACAAAGCCAAAGCTTGAAAAAGTAGAGCGTTATGAAAGCTTTTCTGATTTTGATGAACTAATCGAACGTGCTGTGAAAAACCGTGAAGTGTACATTTTCCCGAAAAAAGAACAACCTAAAGATAAATTTGCAGATCTTTTATAA
- the thiM gene encoding hydroxyethylthiazole kinase — protein MVFQTIRKKQPLIHCITNYVVANFQANGLLAIGASPVMADDPQEVEEMVSIASALLVNIGTLTTRTKESMLLAGKKANALGIPVILDPVAAGATAYRKQTVLQLLDSIHFAVIRCNVGELAAIANVQWQQKGVDSGTGSISVEDKAKEIAKKFNCIVIVTGEKDFITDGNLAQWIAGGHTRMTEVTGTGCLLSAICCAAYMAGNKPFSQLCETLTSYKKIAEHAHSAAQYNGDFAVAVLNELHRLSKDGDI, from the coding sequence ATGGTTTTTCAAACGATTCGTAAAAAACAACCGTTGATTCACTGCATAACCAATTATGTAGTGGCAAATTTTCAAGCAAATGGCTTACTAGCAATTGGTGCATCACCGGTAATGGCGGATGATCCGCAGGAAGTCGAAGAAATGGTATCCATCGCATCAGCGTTATTAGTCAATATCGGAACGCTTACTACACGAACAAAAGAGTCGATGTTACTTGCAGGAAAAAAAGCGAATGCCCTTGGTATACCAGTAATTTTGGACCCAGTAGCTGCTGGCGCTACAGCATACCGCAAACAAACGGTACTACAGTTATTAGATTCGATTCATTTTGCTGTTATCCGCTGTAATGTTGGCGAACTTGCCGCGATTGCTAATGTACAATGGCAACAAAAAGGTGTTGATAGTGGTACTGGTTCCATATCTGTTGAGGATAAAGCAAAAGAAATAGCAAAAAAATTTAATTGCATCGTGATTGTAACTGGTGAAAAAGATTTTATAACCGATGGGAACCTTGCGCAATGGATTGCTGGTGGTCATACTCGAATGACAGAAGTGACAGGTACTGGCTGTTTATTAAGCGCAATTTGTTGTGCTGCATATATGGCGGGCAATAAGCCTTTTTCTCAATTATGCGAAACATTAACGAGCTATAAAAAAATTGCTGAACATGCTCATTCGGCTGCTCAATATAATGGTGATTTTGCTGTAGCAGTCTTAAACGAATTGCATCGTTTATCGAAGGACGGTGATATTTGA
- a CDS encoding alpha/beta-type small acid-soluble spore protein has product MTNNNSSNKLAVPGVQQALDQMKYEIAQEFGVQLGADASARANGSVGGEITKRLVQMAESQLKGMPKQ; this is encoded by the coding sequence ATGACAAACAACAACAGTTCAAACAAGCTTGCAGTACCTGGAGTACAACAAGCGCTTGATCAAATGAAATACGAAATTGCACAAGAATTTGGTGTTCAATTAGGAGCTGACGCATCAGCTCGTGCTAACGGTTCCGTTGGTGGTGAAATCACTAAACGTCTTGTACAAATGGCAGAATCTCAATTAAAAGGTATGCCAAAACAATAA